A DNA window from Phyllostomus discolor isolate MPI-MPIP mPhyDis1 chromosome X, mPhyDis1.pri.v3, whole genome shotgun sequence contains the following coding sequences:
- the LOC114505290 gene encoding ubiquitin-conjugating enzyme E2 2-like isoform X1, whose product MSTALRRLLKELMDITNDPPPMCSAAPVDDDLFTWKGTIMGPAESPYEGGVFCLNIQFPRNYPFRPPQIYFTTPIYHPNINRRGYICLDILRSQWSPIMTISKVLLSISSMLCDPNPDDAFVPSIARMYLRDRDAYVTMARAWTKKYAM is encoded by the coding sequence ATGTCCACGGCTCTGAGGCGCCTGCTCAAGGAGCTGATGGACATCACCAACGACCCCCCGCCCATGTGCTCCGCGGCGCCGGTGGACGACGACCTGTTCACATGGAAGGGGACCATCATGGGCCCCGCGGAGAGCCCCTATGAGGGGGGGGTGTTCTGCCTCAACATACAGTTCCCGCGCAATTACCCCTTCAGGCCTCCACAGATTTACTTCACCACCCCGATCTACCACCCCAATATCAACCGCAGAGGCTACATCTGTCTGGATATTCTCAGGTCCCAGTGGTCCCCCATAATGACCATATCCAAAGTCTTGTTGTCCATCAGCTCCATGCTGTGTGACCCCAACCCCGATGATGCCTTTGTCCCCTCCATTGCGAGAATGTACTTAAGGGACAGGGACGCCTATGTTACCATGGCCCGAGCTTGGACCAAGAAGTATGCCATGTGA
- the LOC114505290 gene encoding ubiquitin-conjugating enzyme E2 2-like isoform X2 yields MDITNDPPPMCSAAPVDDDLFTWKGTIMGPAESPYEGGVFCLNIQFPRNYPFRPPQIYFTTPIYHPNINRRGYICLDILRSQWSPIMTISKVLLSISSMLCDPNPDDAFVPSIARMYLRDRDAYVTMARAWTKKYAM; encoded by the coding sequence ATGGACATCACCAACGACCCCCCGCCCATGTGCTCCGCGGCGCCGGTGGACGACGACCTGTTCACATGGAAGGGGACCATCATGGGCCCCGCGGAGAGCCCCTATGAGGGGGGGGTGTTCTGCCTCAACATACAGTTCCCGCGCAATTACCCCTTCAGGCCTCCACAGATTTACTTCACCACCCCGATCTACCACCCCAATATCAACCGCAGAGGCTACATCTGTCTGGATATTCTCAGGTCCCAGTGGTCCCCCATAATGACCATATCCAAAGTCTTGTTGTCCATCAGCTCCATGCTGTGTGACCCCAACCCCGATGATGCCTTTGTCCCCTCCATTGCGAGAATGTACTTAAGGGACAGGGACGCCTATGTTACCATGGCCCGAGCTTGGACCAAGAAGTATGCCATGTGA